From the genome of Plectropomus leopardus isolate mb chromosome 13, YSFRI_Pleo_2.0, whole genome shotgun sequence, one region includes:
- the hrh2b gene encoding histamine receptor H2b, with protein MSLFKHFQQHSFSDPVPEEEVTMISTALRWLVLVSFIILTIGGNMLVCLAVGLSRRLWRIANCFVVSLAVTDLLLGLLVLPLSATLELRSGNWPLGGALCNIYISLDILLCTSSILTLLAISVDRYLAISAPLSYSRRVTPLRVTLAMIAIWALSLAVSFVPIHLGWNTADYSVQHIDWDMGDEDKEGRYCQFEWNNNYVLIYVFGSFYLPLLLMCGMYLCIFRVAREQVRRIRAATPSFARTASTAAIAREHKATVTVVAVLGAFIICWFPYFTYFTCMGLREKTNPPNTLNSVVLWLGYFNSALNPILYPAFNRDFRRAYGQLLRCRGPSHRKLRLSCASMQKRLTFTNGQRVSQQSEKHKDTVNKETEGKSLTLHKRNGVPDEPR; from the exons ATGAGCCTGTTCAagcattttcagcagcattCTTTCAGTGACCCAGTGCCTGAGGAGGAGGTCACCATGATCTCCACAGCACTCCGCTGGCTGGTTCTGGTGTCTTTTATAATTCTGACCATTGGTGGGAACATGCTGGTGTGTTTGGCTGTGGGGCTCAGTCGTCGACTGTGGCGCATCGCTAACTGCTTCGTGGTATCTCTGGCAGTGACAGATCTCCTGCTAGGCCTGCTGGTGCTGCCCTTGTCTGCCACCCTGGAGCTGCGCAGTGGGAACTGGCCCCTCGGAGGAGCCCTGTGTAACATCTACATCTCACTGGATATCCTGTTGTGTACATCGTCCATCCTCACCCTGCTGGCTATCAGTGTGGACCGATACCTCGCCATTTCAGCCCCCCTCAGCTACTCCCGGAGAGTTACTCCTCTAAGGGTGACACTGGCCATGATCGCCATCTGGGCCTTGTCACTAGCTGTGTCCTTTGTGCCCATCCACCTGGGCTGGAATACGGCGGACTACAGTGTGCAGCACATAGACTGGGACATGGGTGATGAGGACAAGGAGGGACGCTACTGCCAGTTTGAATGGAATAATAACTACGTCCTCATTTATGTCTTTGGCTCATTTTACCTGCCTCTGTTGCTTATGTGCGGAATGTATCTCTGCATATTCAGAGTGGCACGAGAACAG GTGCGGCGTATCCGTGCTGCCACTCCATCATTTGCACGCACGGCATCGACTGCAGCCATAGCCCGAGAGCACAAAGCCACAGTGACCGTGGTGGCTGTGCTGGGGGCCTTTATCATCTGCTGGTTCCCCTACTTCACCTATTTCACCTGCATGGGCTTAAGGGAAAAGACAAACCCGCCTAATACACTTAACTCTGTGGTCCTGTGGCTGGGCTATTTTAACTCTGCTCTTAACCCCATCCTGTATCCAGCCTTCAACAGGGATTTCCGCAGGGCCTATGGACAGCTGCTTCGCTGCAGAGGACCATCTCACAGAAAACTACGGCTTTCTTGTGCGTCCATGCAAAAAAGATTGACCTTTACTAATGGACAGAGGGTTTCCCAACAGTCTGAGAAACATAAAGACACGGTTAATAAAGAAACTGAGGGGAAGAGCCTCACACTACATAAGAGGAATGGTGTCCCTGATGAGCCAAGGTAA